The Bacillota bacterium genome includes a window with the following:
- the rplU gene encoding 50S ribosomal protein L21 encodes MYAVIVTGGKQYKVQEGDIIYIEKLNAEADSEVVFDNVLALSNDDGLTFGDPSVNGASVSAKVIKNGKAKKVTIIKFKAKKNYRRKQGHRQPYTKVQIEKINA; translated from the coding sequence GTGTACGCTGTAATAGTTACAGGTGGCAAACAATACAAAGTACAGGAAGGCGACATTATTTACATTGAAAAGCTGAATGCAGAGGCAGACAGCGAGGTCGTTTTTGACAATGTACTGGCTTTATCAAACGATGACGGTTTGACATTCGGCGATCCGAGTGTTAACGGTGCGTCAGTTTCCGCTAAGGTTATAAAAAACGGAAAAGCTAAAAAGGTTACTATCATCAAATTTAAAGCAAAAAAGAATTACAGAAGAAAACAGGGTCATAGACAGCCCTATACTAAGGTTCAGATCGAAAAAATCAATGCTTAA